The segment CAGGAAAATAGTTTGGGAAACATCTGCTCGTAAAAGAGTTCAAATAGTTATTAAAAGAGTTGTATCTTTAGAAAATAAGCATTTAGCTGCAATTAACTATGAAGTAACCCCTCTTAATTTTAATGGAGAAATAACAATTATATCTGCTTTAGATGGCGAAGTTAAGAATCAAGTAAGCAATGGTGATCCTAGAGTAGGTTCAGCTTTAAATGAACAAGTACTAAAAATATTAAGTAAACATCAAGAAAAGAGTTTTGGAGCAATTACACAGAAAACTACTAACACTGAATTTGTATTAGTTTGTGCAATGGAGAATGATTTACAAACAGAAAGTAATTATAGATTAGAAGATAGTCCATCTCAAATGGTTAGAGCAAAATATATAATTGATGCTAAAGAGGGAGAAAGGATAGTGTTAAAAAAATATATTACTTATTATACTTCTAAGGACTATCCAACATATGAATTACTTTCTAGAGCAAAAGAAACGTTGCTTCAAGCAAAGAAAAATGGTTTTGAAAAAATATTAATTTCACAAAGAGAGTTTCTAGAAGATTTTTGGAAACAAGCATGTATTGAAATAAAAGGAGATAAAGCGTTACAGCAGGGAATTAGATACAATCAATATCAATTACTTCAGTCTGTTGGAAGAGATGGTAAAACTAATATAGCTGCTAAAGGACTTACTGGAGAAGGATATGAAGGACATTATTTTTGGGATACTGAAATATATATACTTCCATTTTTCTTGTACACATATCCTGAAATAAGTAGAAAATTATTAGAATATAGATACAGAATTTTAGATAAGGCAAGGCAGAGAGCAAGAGAAATGGCACATGAAAAGGGAGCTCTTTATCCTTGGAGAACTATAGATGGAGAGGAATGTTCAGCTTATTATCCAGCTGGTACTGCTCAGTATCATATTAATGCTGATATTATTTATGCATTAAAAAAGTATGTGGAAGTTACAGGAGATGTAGAATTTTTATTAGATTTTGGGGCAGAAATTTTGTTTGAGACAGCTAGGTTATGGGCTGATTTAGGAAGTTATATTCCTAAGAAAAATAATAAATTCTGTATAGATTGTGTAACAGGGCCAGATGAATATACTGCTATAGTTAATAATAACTGTTATACGAATTATATGGCTAAAATGCACTTAGAGTATGCTTATGATATAGCAAAACTTTTAAAAGAGAAATATAAAGAAAAGTATATAGAATTAGCTAAAAAAATATGTTTACAGGAAGAAGAAGTAAATGAATGGAAAAGAGCAGCAAATAACATGTATTTACCTTATGATGAGGAGTTGAAAATCCATCCTCAAGACGATAGCTTTTTAGAAAAGCCAATTTGGGATTTTGAAAATACACCGTCTGAAAAATATCCATTATTATTACATTATCATCCTTTAGTAATTTATAGACATCAAGTTTGTAAGCAGGCTGATGTTCTAATGGCATTATTTTTATTAGGAGATAAGTTTACTTTAGAAGAAAAGAAAAGAGATTTTGACTACTATGAACCTATTACAACTCACGATTCATCTTTATCGTCATGTATTTTTAGCATTATAGCATCTGAAATAGGTTACTACGAAAAAGCATATAACTATTTCATGCAAACAGCTCGAATTGATTTAGATAATTATCATAATAATTCTCAACATGGTATTCATACTGCATGTATGGCAGGAACTTGGATGTGTGTGGTAAATGGATTTGCTGGTATGAGAGTTTATGATGGAAATTTAAGATTTAATCCATATTTACCTGAAAAATGGGATAGTTATAAATTTAGGATAAGATTTAAGGAATGCCAAATTGAAGTAAAAGTAGATTCAGCAGGAGTTAACTATAAACTTATAGATGGTAATTCGCTAGAATTTTATCATGGAAATCAAAAGGTGAATTTAAAGAAAGGTCAAGAAATTTGTTTAGATATCCAAAAATAAAGTCGATGTTTTTCAATATTTTACAAATTAAAAATATTGATATATTTAACAATTGGTATAATTTACAAAATAACACATGATAATTCAGCAAAGTAATCTTGTGGGTATGCACTAGTTATGCTATTATTAAATAGTATAGTTATATAAGGAGGGTCGCTGATGGGGAGATTATTTGGCACAGATGGAGTTAGGGGGATAGCCAATAAAGAATTAACTCCAGAATTAGCATTTAAATTAGGAAGAGCTGGAGCATATATACTGACTAGAGGAAAAAAAGATGCAAAGATTGTTGTAGGAATGGACACAAGAATATCTGGTGATATGTTAGAAGCGGCATTAATATCAGGTATTTGTTCTGTGGGTGTAGATGTCTTATCTGTAGGCATTATACCAACACCAGGAGTTGCATACCTAACAAGAGCATATAATGCTGATGCAGGAGTAGTAATTTCAGCTTCACATAATCCAGTAGAATACAATGGTATTAAGTTTTTCAATTCAAAAGGATATAAACTAAATGATGAGATAGAAAGAAACATAGAAGAAATAATTTTAGATAACATTGAAATACCTTTAAGTCCTATAGGAGAGAATGTTGGAAGAGTTAAAAGGGTTGAAGATGGCCAAAGAAAATATATTGACTTTTTAAAAAGCACTATTGATACTAATTTAGATGGACTAAAAGTAGCAATGGATTGTGGTAATGGTGCAGCGTACAGAATAGCTCCTACTATATTTGAAGAGCTAGGTGCAGAAGTTGTAGTAATACATAATGCACCAAATGGTATCAATATAAATGTAAATTGTGGTTCTACTAATCCAGAGCAGGTACAAAAGTTAGTTTTAGAAACAGATGCAGATATAGGGCTTTCATTTGATGGAGATGCTGATAGATTAATAGCAGTTGATGAAGAAGGTAAGATAGTAGATGGCGATCATATAATGGCTATATGTGGAATATCATTAAAAGAAAAAGGAAAGCTTAAGGGTAATACAGTTGTAGCGACTGTTATGAGTAATATGGGACTTGATATTTGTCTAAAGGAAAAAGAAATAGAAATTATTAAAACTAAAGTAGGAGATAGATACGTCCTTGAAGAAATGTTAAATAAAGATTATTCTTTAGGTG is part of the Caloranaerobacter sp. TR13 genome and harbors:
- a CDS encoding glycoside hydrolase family 65 protein, with the translated sequence MTTDKLYKQRLYPLDEWRIIEEKFDVESNYLDETIFSLGNGYIGMRGNFEEGYYGPEGTSLEGTYLNGFYESHPIKYGEEAYGYAKKSQTMLNVTNSKIIKLYIDGEEFNMFTGNILSYNRTLDMKEGVLTRKIVWETSARKRVQIVIKRVVSLENKHLAAINYEVTPLNFNGEITIISALDGEVKNQVSNGDPRVGSALNEQVLKILSKHQEKSFGAITQKTTNTEFVLVCAMENDLQTESNYRLEDSPSQMVRAKYIIDAKEGERIVLKKYITYYTSKDYPTYELLSRAKETLLQAKKNGFEKILISQREFLEDFWKQACIEIKGDKALQQGIRYNQYQLLQSVGRDGKTNIAAKGLTGEGYEGHYFWDTEIYILPFFLYTYPEISRKLLEYRYRILDKARQRAREMAHEKGALYPWRTIDGEECSAYYPAGTAQYHINADIIYALKKYVEVTGDVEFLLDFGAEILFETARLWADLGSYIPKKNNKFCIDCVTGPDEYTAIVNNNCYTNYMAKMHLEYAYDIAKLLKEKYKEKYIELAKKICLQEEEVNEWKRAANNMYLPYDEELKIHPQDDSFLEKPIWDFENTPSEKYPLLLHYHPLVIYRHQVCKQADVLMALFLLGDKFTLEEKKRDFDYYEPITTHDSSLSSCIFSIIASEIGYYEKAYNYFMQTARIDLDNYHNNSQHGIHTACMAGTWMCVVNGFAGMRVYDGNLRFNPYLPEKWDSYKFRIRFKECQIEVKVDSAGVNYKLIDGNSLEFYHGNQKVNLKKGQEICLDIQK
- the glmM gene encoding phosphoglucosamine mutase encodes the protein MGRLFGTDGVRGIANKELTPELAFKLGRAGAYILTRGKKDAKIVVGMDTRISGDMLEAALISGICSVGVDVLSVGIIPTPGVAYLTRAYNADAGVVISASHNPVEYNGIKFFNSKGYKLNDEIERNIEEIILDNIEIPLSPIGENVGRVKRVEDGQRKYIDFLKSTIDTNLDGLKVAMDCGNGAAYRIAPTIFEELGAEVVVIHNAPNGININVNCGSTNPEQVQKLVLETDADIGLSFDGDADRLIAVDEEGKIVDGDHIMAICGISLKEKGKLKGNTVVATVMSNMGLDICLKEKEIEIIKTKVGDRYVLEEMLNKDYSLGGEQSGHIIFLDYNTTGDGVLTALQLTSVVKNKGKKLSKLAKIMSTLPQVLVNAKVPNDKKQKYLEDEIIRNEIEKIEKSLEDTGRVLIRPSGTEPLVRVMIEGKNEEEIKKMAQRLAKLIEERLS